A single region of the Arthrobacter sp. V1I7 genome encodes:
- a CDS encoding NosD domain-containing protein yields MPSNNCYDVTTWPVGNPSEDVGEVINSIIADIKDRQTLTDANNGGKPGAVIYIPPGDYHLRTQVVIDVSFLRIHGSGHGFTSSSIRFNVPEDEWPDLHELWPGGSRILVDIPLGGDGEESKGAAFYVERSGSPRISSVEFSNFCIDGLHFNSDGSGMHPENTYVNGKTGIYVANANDSFRVTGMGFVYLENALTIYNADALSVHDNFIAECGSCIELRGWGQASKITDNLVGAGFKGHSIYAENHGGLLITANNVFPRGASSVHLDGVTRSSVTNNRLHSFYPGMLILAANSSENLVATNHFLRDHEPWTPFLGVDNGLDDLNGLLCVSGNNNSVIGNHFSQIIDSQSIRPTGATPVIIRLMAGVGNFVSNNHVVAMDVHSKSSDSCFSAQVDALLTTKASDSLAVTAVMVDSESARNTILDSGSDAQVIADRAVNAFRATPTVGF; encoded by the coding sequence ATGCCAAGCAACAACTGCTACGACGTGACTACGTGGCCCGTCGGCAATCCGTCCGAGGACGTCGGTGAAGTGATCAACAGCATCATCGCTGACATCAAGGACCGGCAGACTCTCACCGATGCGAACAATGGAGGAAAGCCAGGCGCGGTGATCTACATTCCGCCCGGGGACTACCACCTTCGTACGCAGGTGGTGATCGACGTCAGCTTCCTCAGGATCCATGGCTCGGGACACGGATTTACGTCGTCGAGCATCCGGTTCAACGTTCCCGAAGACGAATGGCCGGACTTGCATGAGCTGTGGCCCGGAGGGAGTCGCATTCTTGTCGACATTCCCCTCGGCGGAGACGGGGAGGAATCCAAGGGAGCCGCCTTCTACGTTGAGCGAAGCGGGAGCCCGCGGATCAGCTCGGTCGAGTTCTCCAACTTCTGCATCGACGGGTTGCACTTCAACTCGGATGGCTCGGGGATGCATCCGGAGAACACCTACGTCAACGGCAAGACCGGCATCTATGTCGCGAACGCCAATGACTCATTCCGCGTAACCGGCATGGGGTTCGTCTACCTTGAGAACGCTCTCACTATCTACAACGCGGACGCGCTTTCCGTTCACGACAACTTCATCGCTGAATGCGGAAGCTGCATCGAGCTGCGCGGGTGGGGACAGGCATCAAAGATCACCGACAACTTGGTCGGAGCAGGCTTCAAGGGTCACTCGATCTACGCCGAGAACCATGGCGGGCTCCTGATAACCGCGAACAACGTCTTCCCCCGTGGTGCGAGCAGCGTCCATCTCGACGGCGTCACGCGTTCAAGCGTCACCAACAACCGTTTGCATTCGTTCTACCCTGGGATGCTGATTCTCGCAGCGAATAGTTCCGAAAACCTCGTGGCCACGAATCACTTCCTGCGTGACCACGAGCCCTGGACGCCCTTCCTGGGAGTCGACAACGGACTGGACGACCTCAACGGACTTCTCTGTGTCAGCGGCAACAACAACTCTGTCATCGGCAACCACTTCTCCCAGATCATCGACTCACAGAGCATCCGGCCGACAGGTGCGACGCCTGTCATCATCCGGCTGATGGCGGGGGTTGGCAACTTCGTCTCCAACAACCATGTGGTGGCGATGGACGTTCACTCCAAGTCAAGTGATTCCTGCTTCTCGGCTCAGGTGGACGCTCTGTTGACGACCAAGGCTTCGGACAGCCTCGCCGTTACGGCCGTCATGGTCGATTCCGAATCAGCTCGGAATACGATCCTTGATTCCGGAAGTGACGCCCAAGTTATCGCAGATAGGGCTGTTAACGCCTTTAGGGCCACACCCACGGTCGGTTTCTAG
- a CDS encoding carbohydrate kinase, which produces MPTVQHTDDYPKPSIDVVVVGEALVDIVVSPRGTVEHPGGSPANVAYGLGRLGVDTELLTSIGDDRYAAAIEKHLRSAGVNLLPGSKGRGRTATATAILASDGSAHYDFDIRWNLPRIAPATLPKVLHTGSIATFLAPGAALVRELLEQSHQRCVVTYDPNIRPALLGSQFEAKTIFEELVSFTEVVKLSDEDALWLYPRLSLEDISKRILELGPGLVVVTMGAEGSLLTTGGTRVVVPSVKSAVVDTIGAGDSYMSALIYGLLMRGADGLAPSVLESLGRMASKAAAITVRRPGAHPPTSEELRAELPEYQPVAQ; this is translated from the coding sequence ATGCCAACAGTCCAGCACACCGACGATTACCCCAAACCGAGCATTGATGTCGTTGTTGTCGGTGAAGCCCTCGTGGACATAGTTGTCTCTCCCCGAGGCACTGTGGAGCACCCCGGTGGATCACCCGCAAACGTTGCCTACGGACTCGGACGGCTGGGTGTGGACACCGAATTGTTGACCTCGATCGGCGACGACCGCTATGCCGCCGCTATCGAGAAGCACCTTCGGAGCGCCGGTGTTAATCTCTTGCCCGGTTCCAAGGGCCGTGGCCGAACCGCTACGGCGACTGCGATTCTGGCTTCCGATGGTTCAGCACATTATGACTTCGACATCCGATGGAACCTCCCGCGGATCGCTCCGGCGACCCTTCCCAAGGTCCTGCACACCGGCTCGATAGCTACCTTCCTGGCGCCGGGAGCGGCATTAGTAAGAGAGCTTCTCGAGCAATCACATCAGCGCTGTGTCGTCACCTACGATCCCAACATCCGCCCTGCACTGCTCGGCAGCCAATTTGAGGCAAAAACCATCTTCGAGGAACTCGTCTCGTTCACAGAGGTAGTTAAACTCAGCGACGAGGACGCACTGTGGCTCTATCCGCGGCTATCCCTGGAAGACATCTCAAAACGTATCCTTGAACTTGGGCCCGGGCTCGTCGTCGTCACCATGGGAGCGGAGGGATCCCTGCTTACAACGGGAGGCACGCGGGTAGTCGTTCCATCGGTTAAGTCTGCCGTGGTCGACACCATAGGGGCCGGCGACTCGTATATGTCTGCCCTGATCTACGGACTCCTCATGCGCGGGGCAGATGGGCTGGCACCGTCGGTGCTGGAGTCGCTAGGCCGCATGGCATCTAAAGCAGCGGCCATCACAGTACGCCGCCCAGGCGCTCACCCTCCAACGTCAGAGGAACTACGAGCGGAACTCCCGGAGTATCAACCGGTGGCCCAATGA
- a CDS encoding glycoside hydrolase family 32 protein, with product MSSCLDAARQETATAGTSGFRPAIHFTARDTWLNDPNGLVFHDGLYHLFFQNNPYGNVWGNMSWGHATSRDLLHWTEHPVAIACDETEDIFSGSVVVDHGSTSGFGTADAPALVAIYTSAYKAASEHSGTQAQSLAYSTDAGMTWRKYQGNPVLSRNSANFRDPKVFRYQGDQGACWVMIAVEAQHQKVVFYRSEDLKSWDFLSNFGPANADAGEWECPDLFPLAVDGDPDNIKWVLIVNINPGAVAGGSGGQYFIGHFDGARFLPDAGSLAAPAGLASLPDPEAGPAALQQCLWLDWGRDCYASVSFSNTPDDRRIIIGWMNNWDYANELPTAPWRSSMTLAREVRLTAVNGSARLIQQPVLADPCAGEELATAKDQMNADTFELRNSALRLPDAVPGSAQIIEAEILPGSAERFVFRLFGSSDGSKGTILSYNTTSAQLILDRRQSGNTCFHGKFASVESAPVDLENGVLKLLIVVDRCSVEVFVQGGKVVLTDLIFPETENRENWLSAEGGAATILKLAVSTLT from the coding sequence ATGTCCAGTTGCCTTGATGCCGCACGCCAGGAAACAGCCACGGCCGGAACCTCCGGGTTCCGGCCTGCCATCCACTTCACGGCAAGGGATACCTGGCTGAACGATCCCAATGGCCTGGTTTTCCACGACGGCCTGTACCACCTCTTCTTCCAGAACAACCCGTACGGCAACGTCTGGGGCAACATGTCCTGGGGCCACGCCACCTCCCGTGATTTGCTGCACTGGACGGAACACCCTGTTGCCATTGCCTGCGACGAGACAGAGGACATCTTCTCAGGGAGTGTCGTAGTCGACCACGGCAGCACGTCCGGTTTCGGCACGGCGGACGCACCTGCCCTCGTAGCCATTTACACCAGTGCCTACAAAGCCGCGTCCGAACACAGCGGCACGCAGGCCCAGTCTCTGGCCTACAGCACAGATGCAGGAATGACGTGGCGAAAATACCAAGGAAACCCTGTCCTCAGCAGAAACTCCGCGAACTTCCGCGATCCCAAAGTCTTCCGCTATCAAGGGGACCAAGGTGCCTGCTGGGTCATGATCGCCGTCGAAGCGCAGCACCAAAAGGTGGTCTTCTATCGTTCGGAAGACCTCAAATCCTGGGACTTTCTGAGCAACTTCGGCCCGGCCAACGCCGACGCCGGCGAATGGGAGTGCCCCGATCTCTTTCCCCTGGCGGTGGACGGGGACCCGGACAACATCAAATGGGTACTGATCGTAAACATTAACCCCGGCGCAGTGGCAGGAGGTTCCGGCGGCCAGTACTTCATCGGGCACTTCGATGGCGCACGGTTCCTCCCGGACGCCGGTTCACTCGCTGCGCCAGCAGGACTGGCCTCCCTCCCCGACCCCGAGGCGGGCCCTGCAGCCTTGCAGCAATGCCTGTGGCTGGACTGGGGACGCGACTGCTACGCCTCCGTATCCTTTAGCAACACCCCGGATGACCGGCGTATCATCATCGGCTGGATGAACAACTGGGACTACGCCAACGAGCTGCCCACCGCCCCCTGGCGGTCCTCGATGACCCTCGCCCGCGAAGTGCGCCTCACAGCAGTCAACGGCTCCGCCCGTCTGATCCAGCAACCGGTCCTGGCGGACCCCTGCGCAGGAGAAGAGCTGGCTACTGCCAAGGACCAAATGAACGCAGACACCTTTGAGCTGCGAAATTCAGCCCTCCGATTGCCGGATGCGGTACCAGGTAGCGCCCAAATCATCGAGGCGGAGATACTGCCCGGAAGCGCCGAACGTTTTGTTTTCCGACTCTTCGGAAGCAGTGACGGGAGCAAGGGCACCATTCTTAGCTACAACACAACCAGCGCCCAACTCATCCTTGACCGCAGACAATCAGGAAACACCTGCTTCCACGGGAAATTCGCTTCGGTCGAGTCAGCACCAGTTGACCTTGAAAACGGTGTGCTCAAATTACTCATCGTCGTGGACCGCTGCTCGGTCGAAGTATTCGTCCAGGGCGGCAAGGTCGTCCTGACTGATCTCATCTTCCCCGAAACCGAAAACCGGGAGAACTGGCTATCGGCTGAGGGAGGCGCGGCAACAATACTGAAGCTCGCGGTCTCAACACTCACCTAA
- a CDS encoding LacI family DNA-binding transcriptional regulator, which translates to MSNKNIGIKDVAVAAGVSVTTVSHVLNEVSYARISPETRDKVRTISEQLGYGPNRLAQALRTQRTGMLGLVSEDIATTPHAGRIILGADEAARARGYNLMIINTSGSASLESRQADVENLLERRVDGILYATMYHRNVELPANLGSVPSVLVDSVATGGNITAVIPDEEGGARAAVGALLEAGHTRVGFINNTDDVPATRQRLQAFRATLTEAGLDGDAAPVESEVSEVQGGYEAARRILAREDPPTGLFCYNDRMAMGAYRAAAELGLTIPADLSVVGFDDQELIAANLHPGLTTVALPHYEMGAWAAEHLIDAVEGKTDLTLMALHPTILSCPLVRRDSITAPRQ; encoded by the coding sequence ATGAGCAACAAGAACATCGGCATTAAGGACGTGGCCGTCGCCGCCGGCGTCTCCGTGACAACTGTCTCCCACGTACTCAACGAGGTTTCCTACGCCCGAATCAGCCCCGAAACCAGAGACAAGGTCAGGACCATTTCGGAGCAACTAGGCTATGGCCCCAACCGCCTTGCCCAGGCCCTTCGCACCCAGAGGACCGGCATGCTAGGTCTGGTCAGCGAGGATATCGCCACCACGCCCCACGCCGGCCGGATCATCCTCGGTGCTGACGAGGCCGCCAGAGCCCGGGGGTACAACCTCATGATCATCAACACCTCCGGCTCGGCCAGCCTCGAATCCCGGCAGGCCGACGTCGAGAACCTCCTGGAGCGCCGGGTGGACGGAATCCTCTACGCCACCATGTACCACCGCAACGTGGAGCTGCCGGCCAACCTCGGCAGTGTGCCCTCCGTCCTGGTCGATTCGGTGGCCACCGGTGGAAACATCACAGCCGTGATTCCGGACGAAGAAGGTGGTGCACGCGCCGCCGTGGGCGCGCTCCTCGAAGCGGGCCACACCCGGGTGGGCTTCATCAACAACACCGATGATGTCCCCGCAACCCGTCAGCGGCTCCAGGCGTTCCGGGCCACGCTGACCGAAGCAGGGCTCGACGGCGACGCGGCACCTGTCGAGTCCGAGGTCTCCGAGGTGCAAGGCGGCTATGAAGCGGCCCGGCGGATCCTGGCACGCGAGGACCCGCCCACCGGCTTGTTCTGTTACAACGACCGGATGGCGATGGGAGCCTACCGCGCCGCTGCGGAGTTGGGACTCACCATCCCCGCTGACCTTTCAGTCGTCGGCTTCGATGACCAGGAACTGATCGCCGCCAACCTTCACCCGGGCCTCACCACCGTGGCCCTGCCTCACTACGAGATGGGTGCTTGGGCCGCCGAGCACCTGATTGACGCCGTCGAGGGAAAGACCGACCTTACCCTCATGGCACTTCACCCGACCATTCTGAGCTGCCCCCTGGTGCGCCGCGATTCCATCACGGCGCCCCGGCAATAG
- a CDS encoding carbohydrate ABC transporter permease, whose protein sequence is MPTSTVTSPVSTKASDGNGARRRRYHAEGLEAGKRSTRTLLWILLAAAMILYGFPFLYLLFTSFKTPIDTIAVPPTILPREWTLENYTNALGRSGVLASFINSAQTAIISTVLSLVLAVPAAYGITRYKTPSGRVFIMAALVTRMVPPVAIGIPLASMMSAAGLADTPIALSIAHTTISLPLSIWLMSSFFEAVPQDLEEAATVDGCSRLGALWRVVIPVVSGGIAVTAIFAFLASWNEFLFALLMTAVRSQTTPVVIANFQTQFGLDWGSMTALAAVYSIPVILLTLLLQRKIVAGMTLGAVKG, encoded by the coding sequence ATGCCAACCTCAACAGTGACTTCCCCAGTCAGCACCAAGGCGTCGGACGGCAACGGCGCGCGCCGCCGCCGCTACCACGCGGAGGGCCTTGAGGCAGGCAAGCGCAGCACCAGGACGCTGCTCTGGATCCTCCTCGCGGCGGCCATGATCCTCTACGGCTTCCCGTTCCTCTACCTGCTTTTCACGTCGTTCAAGACACCGATCGACACCATCGCCGTCCCGCCCACCATCCTGCCCAGGGAATGGACCCTGGAGAACTACACCAACGCCCTGGGACGCAGCGGGGTGCTGGCCTCCTTCATCAACAGCGCGCAGACGGCCATCATCAGCACGGTCCTGTCCCTCGTGCTGGCGGTTCCGGCCGCGTACGGCATCACCCGGTACAAAACACCCAGCGGCCGCGTTTTCATCATGGCGGCCCTGGTCACCCGCATGGTGCCGCCGGTGGCCATCGGCATCCCCCTCGCATCGATGATGTCGGCAGCGGGACTTGCCGACACTCCGATTGCCCTGTCCATCGCCCACACCACAATCTCGCTGCCGCTTTCCATCTGGCTGATGTCCAGTTTCTTCGAAGCCGTGCCGCAGGACCTGGAGGAAGCGGCCACCGTGGACGGTTGCAGCAGGCTCGGAGCCCTGTGGCGCGTGGTCATCCCCGTGGTGTCCGGCGGCATCGCGGTCACGGCGATCTTCGCCTTCCTCGCCTCCTGGAACGAATTCCTGTTCGCCCTCCTGATGACCGCCGTCCGGTCCCAGACCACCCCAGTGGTGATCGCAAACTTCCAGACCCAGTTCGGCCTGGACTGGGGATCCATGACGGCACTTGCCGCCGTGTACTCCATCCCGGTCATCCTCCTCACCCTTCTCTTGCAGCGCAAGATCGTCGCAGGCATGACGCTCGGCGCCGTCAAGGGCTAG